In Mycolicibacterium mucogenicum DSM 44124, the following are encoded in one genomic region:
- a CDS encoding DUF1942 domain-containing protein codes for MSTRKITIAIGAAAAFGLIATPFAVADPAQPAGVTSAPTTVAFGADGKLVDGNTVAEWQISNLKPSTDVLSQHLNGTLWEATAEYTAERGNSQPFVPNLNARTAAGENYRVLWGAATPQGINPAGLAEGQESKGKIYFDVTGAAPTSVVYTDGDREVIKWQGTEAATGTAPAAAPARGTAPAATTPAPAAAPAAAPAAAPAAAPAGLGSAVPGATPAGAVPAATGTQPPAGTTTGAVPAATPNGETPAATPAGTPAPAGTPAVAPAPAGTPAAAPAPAGTPGADAPIPAGAQVPAGAQVPAGTPAGTPAGTPATAPAAGPAPEAAPIPTAAESGPGTAATAGGAVSQAPLTPAPAPGPSQAIAGQPASSAGQGTATPAGNQQAAPATPVTPTPAPAPAS; via the coding sequence ATGAGTACCCGCAAGATCACCATCGCCATCGGCGCAGCCGCCGCGTTCGGCCTGATCGCGACACCGTTCGCAGTGGCCGACCCCGCCCAGCCCGCAGGGGTGACGTCCGCACCCACCACGGTGGCGTTCGGCGCGGACGGCAAGCTCGTCGACGGGAACACCGTCGCGGAATGGCAGATCAGCAACCTCAAGCCCAGCACCGATGTGCTCTCGCAGCACCTCAACGGCACGCTGTGGGAAGCGACAGCGGAGTACACGGCCGAGCGCGGCAACTCGCAGCCGTTCGTGCCGAACCTGAACGCCCGCACCGCGGCCGGAGAGAACTACCGCGTGCTGTGGGGCGCTGCCACTCCGCAGGGCATCAACCCCGCCGGCCTCGCCGAAGGGCAAGAGTCCAAGGGCAAAATCTACTTCGACGTGACGGGCGCCGCTCCGACCAGCGTCGTCTACACGGACGGTGACCGCGAAGTGATCAAGTGGCAGGGCACCGAAGCCGCCACCGGTACCGCTCCCGCCGCTGCCCCGGCGCGTGGCACTGCTCCGGCCGCCACCACCCCGGCCCCGGCTGCCGCTCCCGCCGCCGCTCCTGCTGCCGCCCCGGCTGCTGCTCCCGCCGGTCTCGGCAGCGCCGTGCCCGGCGCCACCCCGGCCGGCGCTGTTCCGGCCGCCACGGGCACGCAGCCTCCGGCCGGCACCACCACCGGTGCGGTTCCGGCGGCTACGCCGAACGGTGAGACCCCTGCCGCGACCCCGGCCGGTACCCCGGCCCCGGCCGGCACTCCGGCAGTTGCTCCGGCCCCGGCCGGTACTCCGGCGGCGGCTCCGGCCCCGGCCGGTACTCCGGGCGCTGATGCTCCGATTCCGGCAGGTGCCCAGGTTCCGGCAGGTGCCCAGGTTCCGGCAGGAACCCCGGCCGGCACCCCCGCGGGTACCCCGGCGACGGCTCCGGCCGCCGGCCCGGCTCCCGAGGCCGCTCCGATTCCCACCGCCGCCGAAAGCGGCCCGGGCACCGCTGCCACCGCCGGTGGCGCTGTCTCGCAGGCTCCGCTGACCCCGGCACCGGCTCCGGGCCCGAGCCAGGCCATCGCCGGCCAGCCCGCCTCCAGCGCGGGTCAGGGCACCGCCACCCCGGCCGGTAACCAGCAGGCCGCTCCGGCTACTCCGGTCACTCCGACCCCGGCCCCGGCACCGGCCTCCTAA
- the kstD gene encoding 3-oxosteroid 1-dehydrogenase produces MTGQEYDVVVVGSGAAGMVAALTAAHQGLSTVVVEKAPHYGGSTARSGGGVWIPNNEILQRAGVKDTPEAARTYLHKIVGDVVPAEKIDTYLQRGPEMLSFVLKNSPLKLCWVPNYSDYYPEVEGGRAGGRSVEPKPFNAKKLGVDEKGLEPAYGKVPLNMVVMQQDYVRLNQLKRHPRGVLRSLKVGIRATWAGATGKNLVGMGRALIAPLRIGLQKAGVPVQLNTALTDLYYENGRVAGIYVRDTNAPESAEPQLIRARRAVILGSGGFEKNQEMRTKYQRQPITTDWTVGAKANTGDGILAAEKLGAALEIMEDAWWGPTVPLPDNPWFALSERNSPGSIIVNMNGKRFMNESMPYVEACHHMYGGQYGQGEGPGENVPAWLLFDQQYRNRYIFAGLQPGQRIPKKWTEAGVVVKADTIEELAELTNLPVDELKATIERFNGFARSGVDEDFGRGNSAYDRYYGDPTNKPNPNLGEIKHGPFYAAKMVPGDLGTKGGIVTDIHGRALREDGSVIEGLYASGNVSGPVMGHTYPGPGGTIGPAMTFGYLAALHVAGKG; encoded by the coding sequence ATGACTGGACAGGAGTACGACGTTGTCGTCGTCGGCAGCGGTGCAGCCGGTATGGTCGCCGCCCTCACCGCAGCCCATCAGGGCCTTTCGACAGTAGTCGTAGAAAAGGCCCCACACTATGGAGGTTCCACTGCGCGGTCAGGTGGCGGCGTCTGGATCCCGAACAATGAGATTCTGCAGCGTGCGGGGGTCAAGGACACCCCGGAAGCGGCCCGCACCTACCTGCACAAGATCGTCGGCGACGTGGTGCCCGCAGAGAAGATCGACACCTACCTGCAGCGCGGCCCCGAGATGCTGTCCTTCGTTCTGAAGAACTCGCCACTGAAGCTGTGCTGGGTGCCGAACTACTCCGACTACTACCCCGAGGTCGAGGGCGGCCGCGCCGGCGGACGGTCCGTCGAGCCCAAGCCGTTCAACGCCAAGAAGCTCGGCGTCGACGAAAAGGGCCTGGAGCCGGCGTACGGCAAGGTCCCGCTCAACATGGTTGTGATGCAACAGGATTACGTCCGGCTCAACCAGCTCAAGCGCCACCCGCGCGGCGTGCTGCGCAGCCTCAAGGTCGGCATCCGCGCCACCTGGGCCGGCGCCACCGGCAAGAACCTGGTCGGTATGGGCCGCGCCCTGATCGCCCCGCTGCGCATCGGCCTGCAGAAGGCCGGCGTCCCGGTGCAGCTGAACACCGCGCTGACCGACCTGTACTACGAGAACGGCCGGGTCGCCGGCATCTACGTCCGTGACACCAACGCACCGGAAAGCGCTGAGCCGCAACTGATCCGGGCCCGCCGTGCGGTGATCCTGGGCAGCGGTGGCTTCGAGAAGAACCAAGAGATGCGCACCAAGTACCAGCGCCAGCCGATCACGACCGACTGGACCGTCGGCGCCAAGGCCAACACCGGCGACGGCATCCTGGCCGCCGAAAAGCTCGGCGCCGCACTGGAAATCATGGAAGACGCCTGGTGGGGCCCGACGGTGCCGCTGCCTGACAACCCGTGGTTCGCGCTGTCCGAGCGCAACTCCCCCGGCTCCATCATCGTGAACATGAACGGCAAGCGGTTCATGAACGAGTCCATGCCGTACGTCGAGGCCTGCCACCACATGTACGGCGGCCAGTACGGCCAGGGCGAGGGCCCGGGCGAGAACGTGCCGGCGTGGTTGCTCTTCGACCAGCAGTACCGCAACCGCTACATCTTCGCGGGTCTGCAGCCGGGACAACGCATTCCGAAGAAGTGGACCGAGGCCGGTGTCGTCGTCAAGGCCGACACCATCGAGGAACTGGCGGAGCTCACCAACCTGCCCGTCGATGAGCTCAAGGCCACCATCGAGCGCTTCAACGGCTTCGCCCGCAGCGGTGTCGACGAGGACTTCGGCCGCGGCAACAGCGCCTACGACCGGTACTACGGCGACCCGACCAACAAGCCGAACCCGAACCTGGGCGAGATCAAGCACGGCCCGTTCTACGCGGCCAAGATGGTGCCCGGCGACCTCGGCACCAAGGGCGGCATCGTCACCGACATCCACGGCCGCGCGCTGCGGGAAGACGGCTCGGTGATCGAGGGCCTGTACGCATCTGGCAACGTCAGTGGACCGGTGATGGGTCACACCTACCCGGGCCCCGGCGGGACCATCGGCCCCGCCATGACCTTCGGATACCTCGCGGCACTGCACGTGGCAGGAAAGGGCTGA
- a CDS encoding 2-keto-4-pentenoate hydratase — translation MLSDNVRAELAAALAQAERSRVAMSPMTDTYADIDVVDAYEIQLLNIRQRVAEGARVVGHKVGLSSEAMQKMMNVDEPDYGHLLDDMQVFEDKPVLTSKYLLPRVEVEVGFVLADDLPGAGCTEDDVLAATAAFAPAIELIDTRITNWQVKLCDTIADNASSAGWVLGKERVSPKDIDIRNIDAVLKCNGEVLGEGRSDAVLGNPVTAVAWLARKVDQFGVRLKAGDVVLPGACMRAFDAKPGDDFVAEFAGLGSVHLSFA, via the coding sequence ATGCTGTCCGACAACGTGCGTGCCGAGCTCGCCGCCGCGCTGGCCCAAGCCGAGCGCAGCCGGGTCGCGATGTCGCCGATGACCGACACCTACGCCGACATCGACGTCGTCGACGCGTACGAGATCCAGCTGCTCAACATTCGTCAGCGGGTCGCGGAAGGTGCCCGCGTGGTGGGACACAAGGTTGGTCTGTCCAGCGAGGCCATGCAGAAAATGATGAATGTGGATGAACCCGACTACGGGCACCTCCTCGACGACATGCAGGTATTCGAGGACAAGCCCGTGCTGACCTCGAAGTACCTGTTGCCGCGGGTCGAGGTCGAGGTCGGGTTCGTACTGGCCGACGATCTGCCCGGCGCCGGCTGCACCGAGGACGACGTGCTGGCCGCCACCGCCGCGTTCGCGCCGGCCATCGAGCTGATCGATACCCGCATCACCAACTGGCAGGTCAAGTTGTGCGACACCATCGCCGATAACGCGTCCTCGGCCGGCTGGGTTCTCGGCAAGGAGCGGGTGTCGCCCAAGGACATCGACATTCGGAACATCGACGCCGTGCTCAAGTGCAACGGCGAGGTGCTGGGCGAGGGCCGCAGCGACGCGGTGCTCGGCAACCCGGTGACGGCGGTGGCCTGGCTGGCGCGCAAGGTCGACCAGTTCGGCGTGCGTCTCAAGGCCGGCGACGTGGTGCTGCCGGGGGCCTGCATGCGGGCGTTCGATGCCAAGCCGGGTGACGACTTCGTCGCCGAATTCGCCGGATTGGGTTCCGTCCACCTGTCTTTCGCGTAA
- a CDS encoding MaoC family dehydratase, with translation MPINLDEAIGAELAPVEFSWSSSDVQLYHLGLGAGADPMSERELRYLIDDKPQVLPTFGNVAQSFHETKAPTVKFPGIDIELSRVLHASEAIYTDAPIPPSGTGRAVTKFTEIWDKGKAAVIWSETTVTTLDGAPLWKQKRSIFARGEGGFGGDRGPSTSAAEPDRAPDLQIALPTLPQQALLYRLCGDRNPLHSDPAFAKAAGFDRPILHGLCTYGIGCKAIVDNVLDGDAGRVRSYGARFAGTVIPGETLQANLWRDGERITGVLTAPSRDNVVVLAGIELTAS, from the coding sequence ATGCCGATCAATCTCGATGAGGCCATCGGCGCCGAATTGGCGCCCGTCGAATTCTCGTGGAGCAGCAGCGATGTGCAGCTGTACCACCTGGGCCTGGGTGCCGGCGCGGACCCGATGAGCGAGCGCGAGCTGCGCTACCTGATCGACGACAAGCCGCAGGTGCTGCCGACCTTCGGCAACGTGGCGCAGAGCTTCCACGAGACCAAGGCGCCGACGGTCAAGTTCCCGGGCATCGACATCGAGCTCAGCCGGGTGCTGCACGCCAGCGAGGCCATCTACACCGACGCGCCGATCCCGCCGTCAGGCACGGGCCGTGCCGTCACCAAGTTCACCGAGATCTGGGACAAGGGCAAGGCCGCGGTCATCTGGTCGGAGACCACCGTGACCACCCTCGACGGCGCTCCGCTGTGGAAGCAGAAGCGGTCCATCTTCGCCCGCGGCGAGGGCGGCTTCGGTGGCGACCGCGGTCCGTCGACCTCGGCTGCCGAGCCCGACCGGGCGCCGGACCTGCAGATCGCGCTGCCGACGCTGCCGCAGCAGGCACTGCTGTACCGGCTCTGCGGCGACCGCAACCCGCTGCACTCGGACCCGGCGTTCGCCAAGGCCGCCGGCTTCGACCGCCCGATCCTGCACGGCCTGTGCACCTACGGCATCGGCTGCAAGGCCATCGTCGACAACGTGCTCGACGGCGACGCCGGCCGGGTCCGGTCCTACGGCGCGCGCTTCGCGGGCACCGTGATCCCGGGTGAAACCCTGCAGGCCAACCTTTGGCGTGACGGTGAACGAATCACCGGCGTGCTGACGGCACCGAGCCGGGACAATGTCGTCGTGCTTGCTGGAATCGAGCTCACCGCGTCCTGA